In Aptenodytes patagonicus chromosome 6, bAptPat1.pri.cur, whole genome shotgun sequence, one genomic interval encodes:
- the G6PC2 gene encoding glucose-6-phosphatase 2 isoform X1 translates to MDLLHSNGVLIIQHLQRDYRAYQDFLNFMSHVGDPRNIFSIYFPLWFQLNQVVGTKMIWVAVIGDWFNLIFKWILFGHRPYWWVQETMIYPNQSSPCLEQFPITCETGPGSPSGHAMGSSCVWYVMVTAALSYTVRWKDKSAVTLHRLTWSFLWSIFWIIQISVCISRVFIATHFPHQVILGVFAGILVAEAFEHTPAIQTASLRMYIKTNLFLFIFALGFYLVLKLLDIDLLWSVPKAKKWCANPDWINIDTTPFAGLVRNLGALFGLGLGINSKMFITSCKGQNSCKISFRILCIAASLATLQLYNFVKIPTHTEYLFYILSFCKSAAMPLTVVALVPYCVHSLMRTTEKKLN, encoded by the exons ATGGATCTCCTTCATAGCAATGGCGTGCTTATCATTCAGCATTTACAGAGGGACTACAGGGCTTACCAGGATTTCCTTAATTTTATGTCACATGTTGGAGATCCCCGGAATATATTctcaatttattttcctctttggttTCAGCTCAACCAAGTGGTTGGTACTAAAATGATATGGGTGGCAGTCATTGGTGATTGGTTCAACCTCATATTTAAATG gattTTATTTGGCCATCGCCCATACTGGTGGGTGCAAGAAACAATGATTTATCCCAATCAGTCAAGCCCATGCCTTGAACAGTTTCCTATAACATGTGAAACTGGACCAG GAAGCCCATCTGGACATGCCATGGGATCTTCTTGCGTCTGGTATGTAATGGTCACAGCAGCACTTAGCTACACAGTTAGATGGAAAGATAAATCAGCAGTTACCCTTCACAG ACTGACATGGTCATTTCTCTGGAGTATTTTTTGGATTATCCAGATCAGTGTGTGCATCTCAAGAGTATTCATAGCAACACATTTCCCTCATCAAGTTATTCTTGGAGTATTTGCTG GAATTCTTGTGGCAGAAGCATTTGAGCATACCCCTGCTATTCAGACAGCAAGCCTGAGAATGTACATCAAGACAAActtgtttcttttcatctttgcCCTTGGCTTTTATCTAGTCCTCAAGCTTCTTGATATTGACTTGCTATGGTCTGTTCCAAAGGCCAAGAAGTGGTGTGCCAACCCAGACTGGATAAACATTGACACAACTCCATTTGCTGGACTGGTGAGGAATTTAGGGGCGCTCTTTGGCTTAGGTCTCGGAATTAATTCTAAAATGTTCATTACGAGCTGCAAAGGTCAAAATAGCTGTAAGATAAGTTTCCGCATATTGTGTATAGCTGCTTCTTTAGCTACACTGCAGCTGTATAATTTCGTCAAGATACCTACTCATACTGAGTATTTGTTCTACATTCTCTCTTTTTGTAAGAGTGCAGCTATGCCTCTGACTGTAGTTGCCTTGGTTCCGTACTGTGTCCACTCGTTAATGAGGACAACTGAAAAGAAACTTAATTAG
- the G6PC2 gene encoding glucose-6-phosphatase 2 isoform X3, which produces MIWVAVIGDWFNLIFKWILFGHRPYWWVQETMIYPNQSSPCLEQFPITCETGPGSPSGHAMGSSCVWYVMVTAALSYTVRWKDKSAVTLHRLTWSFLWSIFWIIQISVCISRVFIATHFPHQVILGVFAGILVAEAFEHTPAIQTASLRMYIKTNLFLFIFALGFYLVLKLLDIDLLWSVPKAKKWCANPDWINIDTTPFAGLVRNLGALFGLGLGINSKMFITSCKGQNSCKISFRILCIAASLATLQLYNFVKIPTHTEYLFYILSFCKSAAMPLTVVALVPYCVHSLMRTTEKKLN; this is translated from the exons ATGATATGGGTGGCAGTCATTGGTGATTGGTTCAACCTCATATTTAAATG gattTTATTTGGCCATCGCCCATACTGGTGGGTGCAAGAAACAATGATTTATCCCAATCAGTCAAGCCCATGCCTTGAACAGTTTCCTATAACATGTGAAACTGGACCAG GAAGCCCATCTGGACATGCCATGGGATCTTCTTGCGTCTGGTATGTAATGGTCACAGCAGCACTTAGCTACACAGTTAGATGGAAAGATAAATCAGCAGTTACCCTTCACAG ACTGACATGGTCATTTCTCTGGAGTATTTTTTGGATTATCCAGATCAGTGTGTGCATCTCAAGAGTATTCATAGCAACACATTTCCCTCATCAAGTTATTCTTGGAGTATTTGCTG GAATTCTTGTGGCAGAAGCATTTGAGCATACCCCTGCTATTCAGACAGCAAGCCTGAGAATGTACATCAAGACAAActtgtttcttttcatctttgcCCTTGGCTTTTATCTAGTCCTCAAGCTTCTTGATATTGACTTGCTATGGTCTGTTCCAAAGGCCAAGAAGTGGTGTGCCAACCCAGACTGGATAAACATTGACACAACTCCATTTGCTGGACTGGTGAGGAATTTAGGGGCGCTCTTTGGCTTAGGTCTCGGAATTAATTCTAAAATGTTCATTACGAGCTGCAAAGGTCAAAATAGCTGTAAGATAAGTTTCCGCATATTGTGTATAGCTGCTTCTTTAGCTACACTGCAGCTGTATAATTTCGTCAAGATACCTACTCATACTGAGTATTTGTTCTACATTCTCTCTTTTTGTAAGAGTGCAGCTATGCCTCTGACTGTAGTTGCCTTGGTTCCGTACTGTGTCCACTCGTTAATGAGGACAACTGAAAAGAAACTTAATTAG